The nucleotide sequence taaactttttgatGATATGCTTTGAAATGGGTCTATTTGGCGTTCTTTTAATGTAGAAAttaatgtctttccatttttggaaatattctgaattatttcattaaaaatttctttccattttttttctgttgtgaaATGCCTTTTATCCAGGAATTAGACTTCCTCGGCTGGTCCtctaattttcttagtttttccctcctttttcccATCTCTCTGTCCTTTTGCTCTACTTTCTTGGAGATGTTCTCAACTTTATATTATAATCCTTCTTTAGaactttttccttttgtattgaGGTATATAACTTAAAGTGCACAAGTCTTAAGTGTGCAGCTCAATGACCTTTTACACTGTGCACATACACTGTGTACACCCAGGCAACACTCACTTCAAAATACAGAACAGTTCCAACTCCCCAGAAGGATCCTTTATCCCTCCCAGTCAGTACTTTAATCACTATTCTGATACTACAGATgaattttgcctgctttttaaaaatcagctttattgaggtataattttcaTACAATTAAATCCACTAATTTTAAGTGTAGAGTTGATGAGTTTTGAAAACTTTATGAACTGCATAACCACCACTATCACTACAACAAAGgtaaagaacatttccatcaccccagaaaaCTCCCTTTTGCCACTTTGCATTCGACCTGCAACTCTCACCATGCACTCTCCTGTTCCCTTCTCCCTACACAGGCCCACCTCAGTTTACCACGCCTCATTTTACTACACTTTGCAGACACCATTTTTTACAATTTGAAGATTCATGTCAACTGTGCATCCAGCAAGTCTACTGGTGCCATTTTtctaacagcatgtgctcactttgtgtctctatgtcacattttggtaattctcacaatattccaaacttctccatttttattatatctgttaatagtgatcagtgatgttactgttgtaattgtATTGGGGCACCACAAGCCATGCCCTATGGCAAGGTGAATACAATTGACAAATACTGTGTTctaactgctctaccaatagactGTTGCCCTGTCTCTCTTCTCCTCGGGCCTCCTTTTCCCGGAGACacaatactgaaattaggccaGTGAAGAACCCTACAatagcctctaagtgttcaagtgaaagggaATAGCTGCATGTCTCTCACTTGAAATCAAGAGCCAGAAATGACTAAGCTTAGCAAGCAAGGCATGTTAAAAGCTAAGACAGGCCAAAAGGTAGATCTCTCGTGCCAAAGAGCCAAGTTGTAAacgcaaagaaaaagttcttgaaagaaattaaaagtgctactccagtgaacatgaatgatgagaaagcaaaacagccttattgctgatatggagaaagtgtgAGTGGTCTggacagaagatcaaaccagccacaatattcccttaagccaaagcctaatccagaacaaGACCCTAATtgtcttcaattctatgaaggctgaaagAGGTGAGGATGCTGCAGAAGTATGAAGCAAGTACAGACTGGtttatgaggtttaaggaaagaagcctttTCCGTAAcacaaaagtgcaaggtgaagcagcaagtgctaatgCAGAAGCTGTAGCATGTGctaatgtagaagctgcagcaagttgtCTAGaactagctaagatcattgatgaaggtggctacactaaacaacagattttcaatgtagacaaaacagccttctattggaaaaatatttcatctaaGACTTTcctagctagagaggagaagtgaaTGCCTGGGTTCAAAGCCTTAAAGGACAGGCTGGCTTTCTTGTCAGGGGCTGATTTAGCTGATGACTTGAAGTTGAggccaatgctcatttactaaTATGAagatcctagggcccttaagagttatgctaaatctactctgcctgtgctctgtaaatgaAATAGCAAAGtctagatgacagcacatctgtttacagtatGGCTTATTGAATACTTTAAGCCCAACTTTGAGAGCTatggctcagaaaaaaagattcctttaaaaatattgccaCTCACtgacaatgtacctggtcaccAAAGAGCTCTGATGTAGATGTACAAAGAGATAAatgctgttttcatgcctgcttatccattctgcagcccatggataaAGGAGTTATTTCAACTTtcaaatcttattatttaagaaatacattttgtaaggctataggtGCCACAGTGAATTCCTTTGACGAaactgggcaaagtaaattgaacaCTTTCTGGAACAGAGTCACCCTTCTAGATGCcaataagaacatttgtgattcaagGGAGGATGTCAAAACATTAACACTAACAGGAGTGTTACAGAAATTGATTCCAATCCTCACGGATGACTCTGAGGGTTTCAAGACTTTattggaggaagtcactgcagatgtggcagaaacagcaagagaactagaattagaagtggagcttgtagatgtgactgaattgctgcaatctcatgataaaacatAAATGGGGtagggcacagcggctcacacctgtaatctcaacacttcgggagaccaaggcaagaggatcgcttaagaccaggagttcaagaccagcctgggcaacacagcaagaccccatctctacaaaaaataaaaaataaaaaaaaaacttgaatggatgagttGTTTCTCatgcatgagcaaagaaagtggcttCTTGAgctggaatctactcctggtgaagatgtttgtgaacactgttgaaataacAATAAAGGATTTAGATTACTACATAAtcctagttgataaagcagcagcagggttggGAGAGGTTTGACTCCAATTGTGAAAGAACCGctattgtgggtaaaatgctatcaaacagtatAACTGCATGCTATGGAGAAATTTTTCACGAAAGGAAGAGTCAATACATCCACCAAACTttgttgttgtcttattttaagaattgccctgggccaggcacattgggtcacgccagtaatcccaacactttgggaggccaaggcaggagtatcacttgaggctagaagttcaagaccagcctgggcaacatagcaagatgccaattctaaaaaaaaaaaaaaaaaaaaaaaaaaaattttaattagtcaCATGGGCACTGAGAACGCAGGTCCACACATGTGATCATCTGTGCATCTAGCCTTTGCCCACCTAGCTTATTCAGTCATGGCCTCAGGTAATGCGCGCATGGGAAAGCCCGCCCCTAACTTCAAGGCCACAGCCATGGTGGATGGCGCCTTCAAAGAGGTGAAGCTGTCAGACTACAAAGGGAAGTACGTGGTCCTCTTTTTCTACCCTCTGGACTTCACTTTTGTATGCCCCACGGAGATCATCGCGTTCAGCAGCCATGCCAAGGACTTCCGCAAACTGGGCTGTGAAGTGCTGGGCATCTTGGTGGACTCTCAGTTCACCCACCTGGCTTGGAATAACATCCCCCGGAAGGAGGGAGGCTTGGGCCCCCTGAACATCCCCCTGCTTGCTAATGTGACGAGACGCTTGTCTGAGGATTACGGTGTGCTGAAAACAGATGAGTGCATTGCCTACTGGGGCCTCTTTATCATTGATGGCAAGGGTGTCCTTCGCCAGATCACTGTTAATGATTTGCCTGTGGGACGGTCATTGGATGAGGCTCTGCAGCTGGTCCAGACCATCCAGTACACGGACGAGCACAGGGAATTTTGTCCTGCTGGCTGGAAGCTTGGCAGTGACACAATAAAGCCCAACGTGGATGACAGCAAGGAATATTTCTCCAAACAAAATTAGGCTGGCCAATGGATAGTGAGCTTGTGCCCCTACCTAGGTGCCTGTGCTGGGTGTCCACCTGTGCCCCTACCTAGGTGCCCTGTGCTGACCCAGGAAAGGCCAGACCTGCCCCTCCAAACACCACAGTCTGGGACCCTGGAGGGCTAGGCCAAGGCCTTCTCATGCCTCCACCTGGGAGCTGAATAGTGACGCCCACTCCTGAGCCCGCCCAGCCGCACACAGGCCTAGAGGTGACCAATAAAATATTagggacaagaaaaaaaaattagtcagttgtgatcctagctactcaagaggctggggcaggatgatcgcttgagtccgagagtttgaggctgcagtaagttatgatcacaccactacgctccagccctccagcctgggtgacagagtgagaccctgcctctaaaaaaaaagaaaaaaaagaaaaggaggaggaggaaggaagaaggatgaggaggagtaggaggagaggaaaaagagaaggaggaggaggaagaagaaattgccacagccaccccaaccttcagcagccACTACCCTGATCCGTCAGCAGCCATCAAGATAAGACACCCCACCAGTAAAAAGATTAAGACTTGCTGAGGTTCAGATaactgttagcattttttagcaatacagTCTTTTttaacaacagatgctggcaaggctgcagcgaaaagggaatatttacacactgttggtatggaaagcagtttagagatttctcaaagaacttaaaacagaactaccatttgacccagcagtcccattactgggtatatacacaaaagaaaaccaGTCATTCTACGAAAAAGACACATGGActcgtatgttcactgcagcactattcacaatagcaaagccatgGAATCAATCTCGGtatccatcaacagtggattggataaagaaaacgtggtacatatataccatggaatactacatggtcttaaaaaagaacaaaatcatgccctttgcagcaacatggatgtagctggaggccattatccttagcaaattaatgcaggaacagaaaaccaagtactacATATTCttacatataagtgggagctaaacattggatactcctagacataaagatggcaacaacagacactggaaactaatagaggtgggagggaggcaggcaaggGTTGGAAAACTATCTTTTGGCTACTACACTCACTCTCTGGGTAATGGGATCATTCATATCCCacacctcagcatcatgcaatatacccatgtaacaaacctgcagatgtaccccctaaatctaaaataaaagttaaaaaattttaaagtctttttaaattgaggcatgtacattttttagatgtaatgctattgcacacttaataaactatagtatagtgtaaatgtaacttttatatgcactgggaaaccagaaAATTTGTGTGACTAGCTTTATCGCAATATTTGCTTTACCAAAATGGTCTGAAACAAAGTCCACAGTATCTCTGAAGTATGCCTGCAGTTTTGTCAGTTCtagaatgcaaaataaataaactcatacGGTATATACTCTGATTtccttcatttagaataatgcttttgagattcaacTATGCCCTTATATGTATCAgtaattactttttattgctgagtagtatcccaTTACACAGACAAACtaaaatttgtttattcacttatcAGTTCTCCATAGGGCACTtcacagaaacaaatcacaaaagTACAGGACATACCATTTACCCAGGCTTTACTTTATTTCCACTGAGTTTACATCTAAAATTACGAGATACAAAGAAAGCAGTCCACTATGAGGGAGAATTAATACAACATAGAGCAAAATTAAGGCCTTTTTAGCTACtgtaaaataagtacatttaaagACATagggaaaagaaattttaaaataaataagcttatctgaaaaataatcaaaaagaacTTCTGGCATTAAAATATATagtcactgaaataaaaaaaaaactcagtggaCTGAGGAAGCAAGAGATTAGACACAGATGAAAGGAGAATCAATAAACCAGAAGACAGAGCTGTAGAAACTGACCAGAATGCAGCATATACAGactgaataagtaaataagattAAGAAATGCAACAGAGTAGAAAGAGAAGATCCATCATATAAGTCTATTATGAATtccaggagaaaaaagaaaggcaaaattcaaaaatacaatggctgagaattttccaaaactagcagaagacaataatTTTCAGTTTCAAAGCAAATCAAAGTTCACACCTAGAGACCAGGTAGTAAGActgaagaacatttaaaatggaaagaaatgacaaattatatacaaaggaaagaaattatattGACAGCTAACTTTTCAAGAGGAACAGTGGGAGCCTGGAGACAATGAAATAATATCTTCCAAGGGGTAAGTGTGTAGGGGGTTGGCAACCTAGAATTGTATACCAAACCATTCAAGTTTATGTTTGATAAAGGCCACATAAAAATTTCAGACAGAAAAACCTGGATATGAATCCAGGCACCATAAATTTTTAGttgtgacctcaggcaaatcaTGTAATTTCAATAGGCCTCAATTCTGTctacaaaacaggaaaaataatatttatcataaggttattttaaaaattaaatgtgatcACGTGTTAACATCATTCCTCACATACAACACTGAATCAATGTAAGGAATATTTTTACTCTACACTCAACATCAATACAGATAATTGAAGCAGTTAATTtttcctccaaaaaaaagaaatcaactgattcaattttcattataaatttctAGAAGCTATACTATAATTACTTTTAGTCATAATCTTGAAAcatatagttttttaaatctctaataTAAATTAGAAGAATTTCTaggtctttttaaaatgtcaggttAAAtctaaagacaaaatattttagcAATGTCTAATATTAGACAATGTCTCTTGAGTTTATTatgtattcaaaaataaattaagcatCTTCTTACAGTATTTACTGCTGAACTGACCCAGCAATCTGCCCTATACAGAATGCTCCAGATAATACCTTTAAGGAGAGTTCTAGGCTCAGACTGAGAAGAACTCAGTCCAAGTTCATGCTCAGATCAAGAAGGCATACTGCTTTATCTGGTCccagataattatttttgtaactgTTTCATGACTCAGATCTAAACGTAACAAATAAAGCCATCTTTTCAGCTACCTCTCCAACCTTTCTGTTCTCTCCTTTAAATCTACCAtcacccacaacacacacacacacacacacacacacacacacacaaactttctCTCCCAACATACTTGAAATTTTATCTCATGCCAACACTAAGACATAtaattgaaaaaatgaaaagctaGCTTGTATCCAGAACCCAATCCCACCAGGGATGTCACtcataattccatttacaaatgAAATCATAATATTTATCATTCTTTTGTCTCTACAGTAATGGTTTTTAAAGaggaaacaaaacattttttaaactaattttatgTGAATGATGTCAATCTAATTCAGTTATACTTACAATACATATGAGGCTAAGAAAATAATCTCTgctttaaactatttttattctGACACTTCCATATTTTTCTCATATTGTTCCTTTTCCTCCTAAAAGTTGTAAATTCCTGAAAGTAGATGCCTATTTCAGAAACACCTAAGTAACCTGAACTATAGCAATGTGAACTAAATAACACTAATTAGAACGGTGGTAAGCAAAACAACAAATcaagttttattttcaatattttgtacCACAATGAAATTTATCAATGTCTAGGCTTTAcatgtttaatgaaaaaaaaaaagtttctccaaATCACTGAAATCCAATTTATGTCATACAATGGCTGctataaataaaagcaattaagGAAACACATAACCATGACTTCTCAAATTAATGCATCCTGAAGTATGTTTCAAGCACAATAAATGAACCTACTATGTGAGTAATAATCAACAAAATAGTTAATTTTGAAAACCACAATACctcccatctctttattttgggTAATAGTCTCAAGGACTACAGTTTGCcatgaataataaagaaaacaacttAACCACAAACCCAGACATTACAGAAGAATGTATGTAGTAATGAaggcttttcatttattttttacatgtaatcacttctcaaatattttagaaacaaaaaaaactgttcaTAAACATAAAAGAATCTAGATATTAATATAGGGTTCT is from Pongo abelii isolate AG06213 chromosome 14, NHGRI_mPonAbe1-v2.0_pri, whole genome shotgun sequence and encodes:
- the LOC100461663 gene encoding peroxiredoxin-2-like; its protein translation is MASGNARMGKPAPNFKATAMVDGAFKEVKLSDYKGKYVVLFFYPLDFTFVCPTEIIAFSSHAKDFRKLGCEVLGILVDSQFTHLAWNNIPRKEGGLGPLNIPLLANVTRRLSEDYGVLKTDECIAYWGLFIIDGKGVLRQITVNDLPVGRSLDEALQLVQTIQYTDEHREFCPAGWKLGSDTIKPNVDDSKEYFSKQN